In Rutidosis leptorrhynchoides isolate AG116_Rl617_1_P2 chromosome 2, CSIRO_AGI_Rlap_v1, whole genome shotgun sequence, one genomic interval encodes:
- the LOC139889976 gene encoding uncharacterized protein, whose product MDHRPISSRKQVRNKKLDRFLLSNNFINSVPNLIGRVLPNLWSDHCLIVIFVDYLNYGPSPFKLFAFWFLLDGFNLVVRNVWLDPHLEPDCYGKNPFIIFKNKLKFVKSKLKSWYVSQSNSFCVEKKNLLDSIDSVDEELVNRGDIINLSSCRLNALKDLMVIDKREGMNMAQKFKKIWISQGDENSSLFHSYINRKRKKMAVSGVLSNVLWISSPDSVKSSFLDFFKTKFKHSSNVKIKNQSVHLKKLPVTSAIDLEKPFSEL is encoded by the exons ATGGATCACCGACCAATATCTAGT AGAAAACAGGTTAGAAATAAGAAACTCGATAGGTTTCTTCTTTCTAATAATTTTATCAACTCTGTGCCTAACTTAATTGGGCGGGTCTTGCCAAATTTATGGTCAGACCACTGTCTGATTGTTATCTTTGTTGACTACTTGAACTATGGGCCTTCTCCTTTTAAACTATTTGCTTTTTGGTTCTTATTGGATGGGTTCAATTTGGTAGTTCGAAATGTTTGGTTGGATCCTCACTTGGAGCCTGATTGCTATGGTAAAAACCCTTTTATCATCTTCAAAAACAAACTAAAGTTTGTCAAGTCCAAACTCAAAAGCTGGTACGTGTCTCAATCCAATTCGTTTTGTGTAGAAAAGAAAAACTTGTTGGATTCCATTGACTCTGTCGACGAAGAGCTGGTTAACAGAGGAGATATTATAAATCTTTCTAGCTGTCGTTTGAATGCGTTGAAAGACTTAATGGTGATCGATAAAAGAGAAGGAATGAATATGGCTCAAAAATTTAAAAAGATTTGGATTTCTCAAGGAGATGAgaattcttcattatttcattcgtACATTAATCGAAAACGGAAAAAAATGGCAGTTTCAGGGGTGCTTTCGAATGTTTTATGGATATCTTCTCCTGATAGTGTCAAGAGCTCTTTTCTTGATTTCTTCAAAACAAAGTTCAAGCATTCTAGTAATGTTAAAATCAAAAATCAAAGCGTTCATCTAAAAAAGCTTCCTGTTACTTCAGCCATCGATTTAGAGAAACCTTTTTCTGAGCTCTAG